The following proteins come from a genomic window of Aspergillus oryzae RIB40 DNA, chromosome 4:
- a CDS encoding uncharacterized protein (permease of the major facilitator superfamily), giving the protein MSENEVKESDAIHLEQAQSQDAKDMQHVHVLSADQASIRRKFDRRVLPIVCILYILSYLDRGNIGNAKTAGIDTALGLNDKQWSWVLYSFYICYILFEWTTVLWKIFPAHIYIAILCICWGAAAMCSGAVTNLPELIVCRCLLGIFEAAFGAGAPYFLSLFYQRGELGFRVSMLLGMSPVANCFASALAFGITHIRNSIAPWRLLFIIEGAPTVLFSVIVFFFLADSPGTAKFLTESEQTQAVERLQTVDQTAKNKMEWKQVLQGLSDYKNYIHMTIHFCCNYSFAGLSNFLPTIIQEMGYTSVNAQGLSAPPYFASFLLCIVAALISDRWGHRGLVITVSAVVGMVGYLILAAVEDEHKTGVRYFGVWLATCGVFPALSINITWLLNNQGGDSKKGAGMAILAVFGQCSSFVSSSAFPDSEGPFYVRGCAIGCALTGLIAVLALGLYLKLRHENRRRDRMYGTVDPDVRVDVTREGDNHPQFRYLT; this is encoded by the exons ATGAGCGAAAACGAAGTCAAGGAGTCTGATGCTATCCATCTTGAGCAAGCCCAATCTCAAGATGCCAAAGACATGCAGCATGTTCATGTTCTGTCTGCAGACCAGGCGTCTATTCGCCGAAAG TTTGATCGTCGCGTTCTGCCAATAGTCTGCATACTATACATATTGTCCTATCTGGACCGAG GAAACATTGGAAACGCCAAGACAGCAGGTATAGACACGGCACTTGGGCTCAACGACAAGCAATGGTCGTGGGTTCTGTACTCGTTCTATATATGCTACATTCTATTTGAATGGACTACGGTCTTGTGGAAGATCTTTCCGGCTCACATCTATATTGCGATTCTTTGTATCTG CTGGGGAGCAGCCGCCATGTGCAGTGGTGCAGTCACTAACTTGCCCGAGCTGATTGTTTGCCGATGTCTGCTGGGTATATTCGAGGCGGCGTTTGGGGCGGGTGCGCCCTACTTCCTATCGTTATTCTACCAGAGAGGGGAACTTGGATTCCGTGTCTCCATGTTGCTGGGGATGTCACCTGTGGCGAACTGCTTTGCAAGTGCACTTGCCTTTGGTATTACTCATATCCGCAATTCAATTGCGCCGTGGAGGCTCCTATTTATTATTG AAGGAGCACCAACAGTCCTCTTTtctgtcattgtcttcttctttcttgccgACTCCCCAGGAACCGCCAAATTCCTTACCGAAAGCGAACAAACCCAAGCCGTCGAGCGTCTCCAAACAGTCGACCAGACTGCAAAAAACAAGATGGAATGGAAACAAGTCCTCCAAGGCCTATCAGACTATAAGAACTACATCCACATGACAATCCACTTCTGCTGCAACTACTCTTTCGCAGGActctccaacttcctccccACCATTATTCAAGAAATGGGCTATACGTCTGTCAACGCACAGGGACTCTCGGCGCCTCCATACTTCGCGTCATTCCTCCTCTGCATCGTAGCTGCTCTTATATCCGATCGATGGGGACATAGAGGATTAGTGATCACCGTATCTGCGGTAGTCGGAATGGTAGGGTACCTCATTCTCGCCGCGGTGGAGGACGAGCACAAAACCGGGGTGAGATATTTTGGAGTGTGGCTGGCGACCTGCGGAGTGTTTCCTGCGTTGTCGATTAATATCACCTGGCTGTTGAATAATCAGGGAGGGGATTCCAAGAAGGGCGCTGGGATGGCTATATTGGCGGTTTTCGGTCAGTGCTCAAGTTTTGTGAGTAGTTCGGCTTTTCCGGATTCTGAAGG GCCTTTTTATGTCAGAGGGTGCGCCATTGGGTGCGCATTGACTGGTTTGATCGCCGTGCTGGCATTAGGGCTGTATCTGAAATTGAGGCATGAGAATAGGCGACGTGATCGAATGTATGGGACGGTGGATCCAGATGTCCGGGTAGATGTTACAAGGGAGGGAGACAATCACCCCCAGTTTCGGTACTTGACTTAG